The DNA window GCAGGAGCGCGTGATGGACACGATGGACCTGGAGCGGGAGAAGGGCATCACCATCATGGCCAACAACACGGCCGTCCGCTACGAGGGCACGAAGATCAATATCGTCGACACGCCGGGCCACGCCGACTTCGGGGGCGAGGTGGAGCGCACGCTCCGCATGGTCGACGGCATCATGCTCCTGGTGGACGCGGCGGAGGGGCCGCTCCCCCAGACCCGCTTCGTGGTGCAGAAGGCGCTGGAGCTGGACCTCCCGCCCATCGTCGTCCTCAACAAGATCGACCGCAAGGACGCCCGGCCCGAGGAATCGCTCGACGAGATCTACGACCTCTTCATCGACCTCGGGGCGGACATGGAGCAGCTGGAGTTCCCGGTGCTTTACACCGTCGCCACGGAGGGCCGTTGCAAAACGGACCTCGACAACGAGGAGTGGTCGACGCTCCGCCCCCTCTTCGAGACCATGATCGACGAGATCCCGCCGCCCACGGGCGACCCCGACGGCACGCTCCAGGTGCTCGTCACCAGCGTACAGCGCGACGACTACTTGGGCCCGGTGGCCATCGGGCGTGTGGAGCAGGGCGTCCTACAGGACCGGCAGGACGTGACCCTCTGCCATCGCGACGGCAGCACCGAGCAGGCAGAGGTGACGGCGCTCTTCGAGTACGAAGGGCTTCAGCGCGAGGAGACCGACGCGGCCGGGCCTGGCCAGATCGTGGCCATCGCCGGGGTGGAGGGCATCGGGCTGGGCGAGAGCATCTCGCACCCGGAGCACCCGGAGCCGATGACGCCCCTCGACGTGGACCCGCCGACCATGTCGATGGAGTTCCGGATCAACGACGGGCCCTTCAGCGGGCAGGAGGGCGAGTTCGTAACCTCGCGCCAGCTCCGGGACCGCCTCTTCGACGAGGCCCGCAACAACCTGGCCATCCGGGTCGAGGAGACCGACTCGGCCAACGTCATGCGCGTCTACGGGCGTGGCGAGTTGCAGATGGCCATTCTCATCGAGCAGATGCGGCGCGAGGGCTACGAGTTCTGCGTGGGGATGCCGCAGGTGATCACGAAGGAGATCGACGGCGAGACCCGCGAGCCCTACGAGACCGCTGAGATCGACATCCCGGAGGAGTACATGGGCGTAGTGATGGAGCGCCTCGGGGAGCGGAAGGGGCAGATGGAGCACATGGTGCACCAGGACAGCGGGCGCGTGCGGCTCACGTTTCGGGTGCCGAGCCGGGGGCTTATCGGCTACCGCTCCAAGTTCCTCACGGACACGAAGGGGACAGGTCTCCTCACCCACCGCTTCGAGGAGTTTGGCGCGTGGGCGGGCGAGATTCCACACCGCACCTCCGGCGCCCTCGTGGCCGATCGGGAAGGCGAGACCACGCCCTACGGCCTCATGGAGCTTCAGGATCGGGGCGACTTCTTCGTGGCGCCCGGCGATGCCGTCTACAAGGGCATGATTGTGGGCGAGAACAACAAGCCCCAGGACCTCGACCTCAACGTGACGAAGGAGAAGCAGCTCACCAATATGCGCGCCGCGGCGGGGACCGAGCTGGAGCACGTCCCGCCCCCCCGTGAAATGTCGCTGGAGGACGCGATCGAGTTCATCCGCGAGGACGAGCTCGTGGAGGTCACCCCGGAGGCGTACCGGCTCCGCAAGCGCCACCGCAAGCCGAAGGCCCGCCGCCGCGCGCAGGAGGAGCGCGCCGCGGGGTAACGCCGAATGTAGATGCGGAGGGCAAAGGCCGTCTCTCCGCCCCGCACGCTACGCGGCGGCCTCCATCACCTCCTCGTCCTCCTCCGGCAGTCCCTCCCCGTCCGGGCCGGCCTCGTACTGCTCCTTGATGTTGGGAAAGGCCGTCTGGAACATGTCGTTCACCTCTTCGGCCTCGCCGTCGTGCTCCGCACGGGCCTCGTGCAGACGGGCACAGGCCTTCCACACTGCGCGGCGCAGGTTCCACTTGCGGACGGAGTAGGCCGCACTGCGACGCGTGTCGTCGTCTTCAAGCCAGCTGAGCTGCACGTACGGCTTGGGCGTGCCGCTGCCGTCGTCTTTCCAGCAGAAGTTGAGGCCGATTACGCCGGTCGTCGAGCGGGCCTCCGCCGAGCGCCGGACCGGATCCATCGGCTCGGGCAACTCGTCGAGCAGCTCGTCCCGGTACTCGACGGCCTTTTCGAGGGCCTCCTCGCGGCCGCCGTGTCGCTTGTCGGAAAAGTACTTCGTATATTGCTCTTTCTGACGCTTAATGCGCACCTGCCAGCCGTGGGTGGGGTGACGGTCGGGATTGTCTTCGGTGGGCTCGATGTCGATGCGAAAAACGTTCTTCGGCTTGTCGGACATGGGTGAAAGAACTCAGGGCGATCATTTTGTGGTGGTGGGATAGGGGGGCCTGAACCAGGCCCGAAGTCGTCGCAGTGCGGACGCAGACAGAGGCCCCGACGTCCGGGTGCTGCCGTTGAGAGAATAGGTCTTCTCGTCGGGATTGAGAACAGGAGGGGGACCGACGAGACGTCAGACAGCAAAGGGTCATAGAAGCGAACATTCGCCAGACCGAGGTGGAGGCGTCAACGCCTGAATGAAGGCGTCGACGTACGTTTCGCGGGGCGGACCCCTGGAAACGAAGGCCTCTGGGTGGTGTCAGGGGCAATTCCGTCCGGTGCAAGTGTTGCGACGATCAAATATGCAAAACAGTACCGGAGAAGTGCAACCGGCACCGTCGCGGCAGCTCCTGGGCGGGGGGGCCTGCTTTGGAGAAGTGGAGGGAGGAAAGACGGAGCCGAAGCCGCGACAGCGCGGCAGCTACAGTAGATTTGCGTCTTCGGCCGCCTCGTGGAGCACAGCGCGCTGCTTCCGGGAGAGATTTTCGGGGATGTTCACGTCGATTTCGACGTACAGGTCGCCGGCCCCGTCGTCGGTCTTCACCCCTTGGCCCTTCAGGCGCAGCTTCTCGCCCGGCTGTGTGCCGGCGGGCACCGAGAGCTTGAGGTGCTGCCCGTAGGGCGTGGGAACGCGGATGTCCGTCCCGAAGACGGCCTCGAACATGCCGATGGTCTCGGTCCGGTGAACGTCATCGCCCTTGCGGTCGAAGTGAGGGTGATCCCCCACCTCGAACGTCACGTACAGGTCGCCCCGCTGTCCCGTGGGGCCGGGCTGTCCCCGGCCCTTCAGGCGAATCTTGAAGCCGTCCCGCACGCCCTTCGGAATCTTGAGGCGGATGGACTCGCCGGAGGGAAGCTCGACTTGCTTGCGGCCGCCCTCGAGGGCCTCCCGGAACGAAAGGCGGAGGGTCGTTTCGAGGTCCTGACCGCCCTGGCGCCCTCGTTGCCGCTGCTGTCGCTGCTGTTGACGGCCCCCGTCGAAGGGATTCTGGCGCTGCGTGCGGGCGCCCCCGCCGAAGAAGTTCTCGAAGATGTCGCCGAGGCCCCCACCCCCGCGGCCGCCGAAGGCCTCGTCAAAGCCGCCTTGCTCGAACCGAACCTCGGGCCCGCCGCCGGCGGACCGGCCCCACGCGCCGCGGCCCCCGCCGCCCCCGCCGAAGCCGCCTCCGCCGCCGAACCGGCGCTGGGCATCGTACTGCTCGCGCTTCTCCTCGTCCGAGAGAACGGAGTATGCCTTCTGGATCTCCTTGAACTTCTCCTCGGCGTTGGGGTCGTCCGGGTTGCGGTCCGGATGGTGCTTGCGCGCGAGTGTGCGGTACGTTTTCTTGATCTCCTCCTGGCTCGCGTCTTCGTCGACGCCGAGCACGTCGTAGAGGTCTTCGGTCTGCGGCATAGCGGCGGGGGAGCACTGTGAAACCAATCGGCGAGCCGGGCTTCGGGCCCGAAAACAACGGGCAGGGCCTTTGCGGCGGGATCCTCATAACAGAATTCATGCCATTACGTTCAACAAGACGAAATGACGGACTCGACCGTGACATCCCGTCCCTTTGACAAAGTTCTCGTTGCCAACCGCGGGGAGATTGCCCTGCGGGTCCTGCGCACCTGTCACGAGCAGGGCCTCAACACGGTCGCCGTCTACAGCACGCCGGACCGCTCCGCGCCCCACGTGCGGCGGGCGGACGAGGCGTACCACATCGGCCCGGCGGAGGCCGCACAGTCGTACCTCGACTCGGAGGCGATCCTGGAGGCGGCGCGCCGCAGCGGGGCCGACGCCATTCACCCCGGCTACGGCTTCCTGTCGGAAAACGCGGCCTTCGCGGAGGCCTGCGCCGAGGCCGGCGTTCACTTCGTGGGGCCGCCGGCGGCGGCGATCCGGGCGATGGGGGACAAGACGGCCGCCCGTCAGCTCATGAAGGAGGCGGGGGTGCCGATGGCGCCCGGCACGACCGACGCGGTCGCCAGCACGGAAGAGGGGGAGGAGATCGCCGAGGACATTGGCTATCCGGTGCTCATCAAGGCCGCGGCCGGGGGCGGCGGCAAGGGCATGCGGATCGTCCACGAGCCCGAACATTTTGCGGGGGCAATGGACCGGGCGCAGGGGGAGGCCGCGTCCTCGTTCGGCGACGGGCGCGTCTTTATCGAGAAGTACATCGAGGAGCCCCGCCACATCGAGTTTCAGATCCTGGGCGACCACCACGGGAATACGGTCCACCTCTTCGAGCGGGAGTGCTCCATCCAGCGCCGCCACCAGAAGGTGATCGAGGAGGCCCCCTCGTCGGTGCTCACCCCCGAGGTGCGCCGCGAGATGGGCAAGGCGGCGGTGGCGGCGGCCGAGTCGTGCGGCTACCGGAACGCGGGCACAGTCGAGTTTCTGGTGGACGCGGACCTGAACTACTACTTCATGGAGATGAACACGCGCCTGCAGGTGGAGCACCCGGTCACCGAGTGGGTGACGGGGGTCGACCTGGTGGCCGAGCAGTTGCGCGTGGCGCAGGGGGAGGCGCTGGGCTACACCACCGACGACCTGTCGATCAACGGGCACGCCATGGAGAGCCGCGTCTACGCGGAGGACCCGGCCTCGAATTTCCTGCCCGACCCCGGCCCGCTCAAGCGGCACTCCGCCCCGTCGGGGGTTGGGGTGCGGGTCGACGCCGGCGTGGAGGAGGGGGGCGAGGTGCTGATCCACTACGACCCGATGATCTCGAAGGTGACCACATGGGGCCGCGACCGTGAGGCGGCCATCGACCGCATGATCCGTGCGCTCGACGAGTACGAGGTGGCGAGCATGGCCACGACGATCCCGTTCTGCCGCTTCGCGATGGAGCACGAGGGCTTCCGCGCGGGCGACTTTACCACCCACTTCGTGGACGAGGAGTTTGACCCCTCCGCCCTCCAACTGGAGGATCCGGAGCGGGACGAGCTTGCGGCCCTCGCGGCGACGCTCTACTACGCCGAGACGCAGGCCGACGAGGCCCCAACAATCGCGGCGAATGGCCGGGAGGATCGGAGTCCGTGGCGCCAGCGGCGGCGTCCCTGATTCAGAGGCCCCGAGCTGCCGGCGAACGTGCCCGCCTTCGGTCCGGTGATTGGGGCCGGAACTACGACGCCGTCAGGGACCGTCTCCGAGGCGAGGGGGCGGGGCACGTGGTGGGCTGTGGCAGCCGAACGACGAATCGGCTTCCGACCTGTTTCTCCGCCTCGACTTCAATCGTGCCGTTCATCGGGTTTGTGAAGCGTGGTGCTGGCTGTCTGCCTTCCGGCGGGCCTGAACACGAAGATTATCGATTCTTCCTCGGCAGCACGCTTTAGGGGTCAGTTATGGATCCTCTACCAGCCCACTGTGACCACGCAGTTTGAAACTCCTGGTTGGTCTTTCCAATCGAGGCGACTTGACTGGACTTCGAGATCGACCTGCCCGAGGACCACGGGCCACGAGAGGAAGCGAGAGCAAGGACTTGTGGGGCCCTCTCGTGTTGCTGAGCTATGCCATAACACTGACAACTTTACTTCCCTTGTCTCCCTACCAGTCAATCCCAAAGTCTTCGTCCACGTCCGATTCCGAACCGTTCTCTGGCGTTGAGTCATCTCGGAGAGACGACGAATCGTCGCCCCCTGGCGTCTCTGCTGGACTAGGCGCCCCCAGTTTCTCTTGCTCGGGCCGGTTGGCCGGGGGCTTTTCGCTCATATGGTGGGACGGGAGGCAGAAATCTGGGGGGCGAACCGACGCTGACATTGCTCGTCCCGGAGAGCCATCTCCCTGTTCTGGAGAGTCGGGTGCCACAAATGACCTCTTTACCTCACTTACTGTTCCGGTGAACTGCGCCCCGAGCTTCACCTCAAGTGTCGCCCTCTGGAGGGTCAGGATGCCCCCGTGCACGTGTGCCGTCTTCAGAATCAAGAGGTGGTCGAATACGAGGATTGCTCCCTGCAATGTCCCACCGATGTGCAGATCCGAGGCGCGCACGGTGCCACTAACCTGAGCGCCCTCGGCCACGCGCACTTCTGAGGCACAAATGGAGCCTTGAGTGGAGCCGCTTTCAGCGATGTGAACGGATCCCTTAGTTGTGATCGGTCCATGCACGTGCCCTCTTACGAGAAGGTCAGAAGTTCCAAGACGAAGCGTTCCCTGAGCTATGTCCTCCTCGTTCAAGACTGAACCGGAGAAAGAATCAGGGATGGATGAGGTCCTATTTCCATATGAGGAAGAGTGGTCACTGAATGGATACATAAGAAATCTGAGAAGGAAGTAGAACGCAGGGCCGAAAGTAGTACCGAAGGAACACACGAGCCGGCCATTTGCGAACAGGCTGCGTGCGCGGCGCCGGAGCACACCATGACAGCCCTCTGCTGTGCCTCAAAAGCATTTGCTGTGCCTCAACAGCAGTTAGGCGCGCTGCCTCCAGCGCGCCCCAGAGACGACTCGGCCGCTGGCCCTTCAGCACAGGAGCCCCCCGGGACGTCCACGCCCCCCCCCTACACGCTTTCTTCACGGAGGAGGTTGATGACTGTGTTGGCGTTCCCAATGTCGAGCCCCACAGCCCGCGCTCGATGGCCGCCGTTGGCATCCGCGGCGTGCAGCGCGTACCCTTGGCTGATGAACGATGCAGGGTTGGGAACAACCTCCAGAGACAGAACATCCCCGAATTCGTCGGTGAAGGCGTCGACAAGCTCATCGAACAGTGCACCTCCACCCCCGACGTACATCTTCCGTGCACGGCCAAAATCGGCGTCGTCGAAGGCTCGCTTGAGCGTCGGGGAGACGATGTCCTCGTAGTAGGTCGACAGCACGTCCTGGCGCATCTCGGTAAGGTCCATCTTTTTGCGACCGATCACAATACTGCCCTTGCGCATTGCCATGTCGAGCTGGTGCTCCGTGACCATATCCAGATAATGCTCCTTCTGAAGACGGTCCGACATGAGTTGGGTGGCGTACTGGAGGCCGCTGGCCGAGGCGGTGGTCCGCTGCACAATCCCGGACGGAAGGCTGAGGGCCGCCTCCATGGTCCCGTACCCGAGCCCGACGGCAAAGAACGGGTCGCGCTCGCGCGGTTCTCCCTGCCGCACCCCGAAGGTGAAGCCCTCAATTTCGGGGATGATCTCCACCTGATCGACCTCGACTCGAATGCTGGTGTCCGGGCTCTTCCCGAAGGTGCGACCGTCCAGGTCGATGACGTGCGTTCCCTTTACCAGTTCTTCAGCCGTGTCCCGGTGAGCGGCATACGTGGAGGAAGGAAAGCCAGTAGTGACGTACATCGGCTCCTCAGCTCCGGCTTTGGTCACCGCGAGGGCGGCCTGAAGCAAGAGGCGGTAGTCCAAATCGGACGGCGCATTGTTGATGCCCTTGTGCGGAGCATTCCCTTCTAACAGGGCAAGCTCCCCGACGACGTAACTGCGCCCGTTGTGCCCGATCTTTAAACCGGTGAGAAGGCTGTCCGATACGTCGACAAGCTCAGCATTGCTGGCTTCGAATACGCTTGGTAGGGTTTTGGTCTTAAACATGTGAGGAGAAGGTGCGGTGATAAGGACATCGGAGTTCGTTTCCTATAATTCGAGAAGAATTTAGGTCAATGACTATAAGTAATTAAAGAGATAATTTTTGTCAGTCCGACCTGTGGTATAAATAGACAACAGCTGTTATTATGAGTGCTACTATTAAAGAAAGGTCTTCAGAAGAAAAAATAGAATTTCGATATTTATAAAGTATACATTTGTATAAAAAAGACTCGTCGCAGTGGAAAAGAGGGCGTGGGCAGTTCCTTCTGCTGAGGGTGAAGCAAGGGGCCGACTCTAGCCGGGGGGTACAGAAGCCAGGGCACCAGTACCAGAATCCATGACCGGAAAAAACTTCTGCTAAAAGTGGAGCAACAAACATGCCGTAATTCCGAAAAATAGGCTATGTTTGTCACCTCTTCATGAGATAAGCGGGAAAACTACGCTTTGCGGCGCCGGGGCCGGATCGTGGACGAAGGCGTGGACCGCAACGCTCCGGCTCAAGAGCCACTGTTCCCACAGACACGGATTGCAAAAAGACGAGATGACCTCACGGCGGTAAATTCGTACCAGGTCCTTCCCCAATTTCTTTGAATTGGGGGACAGCCCATCAAAGAGATCGGTGATGCCACGGGAACGCGGATCGTGCAAGTCTAATCGTCTCCGGCTGTCCCGCCCGGCGGCTGGCCCTTTTCCGGCAGTGGGTCGGAAGGGCGGGCCCGGACCCCGTCACCGTCTCGAACAAAGCACGGGCGAGCCCGGTCGGGGTCCCGAAGGTGTCACCCAGGGAGGACCCAGTGGCCTGCCGGTGACGTCGCGGGCGCATCGTGTCACGGGCGCGCAGAGGGGCTTCGATCACCGGCCGGACCGGTCTTGCAAAGGATTCTACCCCCGTACAGGGGCTCTCCTCAGCGCGTAGGTCCCACGCAGCCTTGTCGCCCAGGTCCTTCAGCACTCCGCATCATCAACATCGCCATTGCCCGTCTCTCTGCTCTCTTCTTTCGGCAGCTGGACACGAATCGTAGTGCCCTTGCCTTTTTCCGTCTCCACCTCGATTGAGCCGTCCATCTGCTCGACGGCCTCCCGCGTTACCGCCAGCCCAAGCCCGGTGCCCTCGTACTCCCGGGCCATTCCCTCGGAGGCCTGCCGGAAGGGCTTAAACAGGTCCTCGATTTTTTCGGGGTCCATCCCAATGCCGCTGTCCTCCACCTCGATCATCGCACTCCCGTTTTCCCGGTAGACGCGGAGCCGTATTTCGCCGTCGTCCGTGTATTTGATGGCGTTGGAG is part of the Salinibacter ruber DSM 13855 genome and encodes:
- a CDS encoding ParM/StbA family protein, yielding MFKTKTLPSVFEASNAELVDVSDSLLTGLKIGHNGRSYVVGELALLEGNAPHKGINNAPSDLDYRLLLQAALAVTKAGAEEPMYVTTGFPSSTYAAHRDTAEELVKGTHVIDLDGRTFGKSPDTSIRVEVDQVEIIPEIEGFTFGVRQGEPRERDPFFAVGLGYGTMEAALSLPSGIVQRTTASASGLQYATQLMSDRLQKEHYLDMVTEHQLDMAMRKGSIVIGRKKMDLTEMRQDVLSTYYEDIVSPTLKRAFDDADFGRARKMYVGGGGALFDELVDAFTDEFGDVLSLEVVPNPASFISQGYALHAADANGGHRARAVGLDIGNANTVINLLREESV
- a CDS encoding bactofilin family protein, which encodes MYPFSDHSSSYGNRTSSIPDSFSGSVLNEEDIAQGTLRLGTSDLLVRGHVHGPITTKGSVHIAESGSTQGSICASEVRVAEGAQVSGTVRASDLHIGGTLQGAILVFDHLLILKTAHVHGGILTLQRATLEVKLGAQFTGTVSEVKRSFVAPDSPEQGDGSPGRAMSASVRPPDFCLPSHHMSEKPPANRPEQEKLGAPSPAETPGGDDSSSLRDDSTPENGSESDVDEDFGIDW
- a CDS encoding AP2 domain-containing protein; the encoded protein is MSDKPKNVFRIDIEPTEDNPDRHPTHGWQVRIKRQKEQYTKYFSDKRHGGREEALEKAVEYRDELLDELPEPMDPVRRSAEARSTTGVIGLNFCWKDDGSGTPKPYVQLSWLEDDDTRRSAAYSVRKWNLRRAVWKACARLHEARAEHDGEAEEVNDMFQTAFPNIKEQYEAGPDGEGLPEEDEEVMEAAA
- a CDS encoding DnaJ C-terminal domain-containing protein, which gives rise to MPQTEDLYDVLGVDEDASQEEIKKTYRTLARKHHPDRNPDDPNAEEKFKEIQKAYSVLSDEEKREQYDAQRRFGGGGGFGGGGGGRGAWGRSAGGGPEVRFEQGGFDEAFGGRGGGGLGDIFENFFGGGARTQRQNPFDGGRQQQRQQRQRGRQGGQDLETTLRLSFREALEGGRKQVELPSGESIRLKIPKGVRDGFKIRLKGRGQPGPTGQRGDLYVTFEVGDHPHFDRKGDDVHRTETIGMFEAVFGTDIRVPTPYGQHLKLSVPAGTQPGEKLRLKGQGVKTDDGAGDLYVEIDVNIPENLSRKQRAVLHEAAEDANLL
- the typA gene encoding translational GTPase TypA, which produces MKQTDLRDIAIVAHVDHGKTTLVDSMLWQSGIFRDNEEVQERVMDTMDLEREKGITIMANNTAVRYEGTKINIVDTPGHADFGGEVERTLRMVDGIMLLVDAAEGPLPQTRFVVQKALELDLPPIVVLNKIDRKDARPEESLDEIYDLFIDLGADMEQLEFPVLYTVATEGRCKTDLDNEEWSTLRPLFETMIDEIPPPTGDPDGTLQVLVTSVQRDDYLGPVAIGRVEQGVLQDRQDVTLCHRDGSTEQAEVTALFEYEGLQREETDAAGPGQIVAIAGVEGIGLGESISHPEHPEPMTPLDVDPPTMSMEFRINDGPFSGQEGEFVTSRQLRDRLFDEARNNLAIRVEETDSANVMRVYGRGELQMAILIEQMRREGYEFCVGMPQVITKEIDGETREPYETAEIDIPEEYMGVVMERLGERKGQMEHMVHQDSGRVRLTFRVPSRGLIGYRSKFLTDTKGTGLLTHRFEEFGAWAGEIPHRTSGALVADREGETTPYGLMELQDRGDFFVAPGDAVYKGMIVGENNKPQDLDLNVTKEKQLTNMRAAAGTELEHVPPPREMSLEDAIEFIREDELVEVTPEAYRLRKRHRKPKARRRAQEERAAG
- the accC gene encoding acetyl-CoA carboxylase biotin carboxylase subunit; protein product: MTDSTVTSRPFDKVLVANRGEIALRVLRTCHEQGLNTVAVYSTPDRSAPHVRRADEAYHIGPAEAAQSYLDSEAILEAARRSGADAIHPGYGFLSENAAFAEACAEAGVHFVGPPAAAIRAMGDKTAARQLMKEAGVPMAPGTTDAVASTEEGEEIAEDIGYPVLIKAAAGGGGKGMRIVHEPEHFAGAMDRAQGEAASSFGDGRVFIEKYIEEPRHIEFQILGDHHGNTVHLFERECSIQRRHQKVIEEAPSSVLTPEVRREMGKAAVAAAESCGYRNAGTVEFLVDADLNYYFMEMNTRLQVEHPVTEWVTGVDLVAEQLRVAQGEALGYTTDDLSINGHAMESRVYAEDPASNFLPDPGPLKRHSAPSGVGVRVDAGVEEGGEVLIHYDPMISKVTTWGRDREAAIDRMIRALDEYEVASMATTIPFCRFAMEHEGFRAGDFTTHFVDEEFDPSALQLEDPERDELAALAATLYYAETQADEAPTIAANGREDRSPWRQRRRP